The proteins below come from a single Salvelinus fontinalis isolate EN_2023a chromosome 1, ASM2944872v1, whole genome shotgun sequence genomic window:
- the LOC129859579 gene encoding tubulin beta chain-like has protein sequence MREIVYIQAGQCGNQIGAKFWEVISEEHGINCTGEYVGDSDLQLDKISVYFNEFSFSKYVPRSILVDLEPGTMDSVRCGHIGHLFKPDNFIFGHSGAGNNWAKGHYTEGAELVEAVMDVVRKEADNCDCLQGFQLTHSLGGGTGSGMGTLLINKIQEEYPDRMMATFSVVPSPKVSDTVVEPYNATLSVHQLLENTDETFCIDNEAIYDICFRKLKLPTPTYGDLNHLVSATMSGVTTCLRFPGQLNTDLRKLAVNMVPFPRLHFFIPGFAPLTNRGALQYHALIVPELTQQAFDAKNMMAACDPRNGRYLTAAMVFRGHMSMREVDEQMLYIQNKNSSYFVDWIPNNIKTAVCNIPPPGLNMSAAFIGNNTAIQELFKRLSEQFTAMFRRKAFLHWYTGEGMDEMEFTEAESNMNDLVSEYQQYQDATAEEEVFEDEEEEK, from the exons ATGCGAGAAATCGTTTACATTCAAGCTGGCCAGTGTGGCAACCAGATCGGCGCAAAG TTCTGGGAGGTGATTAGTGAGGAGCATGGAATCAACTGCACTGGGGAATATGTGGGCGACTCAGACCTTCAGCTGGACAAGATCAGTGTCTACTTCAACGAATTCTCGT TCTCCAAGTATGTCCCCAGATCCATTCTAGTGGACCTGGAGCCAGGAACCATGGACAGTGTGCGCTGTGGACACATAGGACACCTCTTTAAACCGGACAATTTCATCTTCG GTCATAGTGGAGCTGGTAACAACTGGGCTAAGGGCCACTACACGGAGGGAGCTGAGCTAGTGGAAGCAGTGATGGACGTGGTGAGGAAGGAGGCAGATAACTGTGACTGTCTCCAGGGCTTCCAGCTTACCCACTCCCTGGGCGGGGGCACAGGCTCTGGCATGGGGACCCTACTCATCAACAAGATCCAGGAAGAGTACCCTGATCGTATGATGGCCACCTTCAGCGTGGTCCCCTCCCCTAAGGTGTCGGACACGGTGGTGGAGCCCTACAACGCCACCCTCTCTGTTCACCAGCTTCTAGAGAATACAGACGAAACTTTCTGCATCGACAATGAGGCGATCTACGACATCTGCTTCCGCAAGCTCAAGCTCCCCACACCCACCTATGGAGACCTCAACCACCTGGTGTCGGCCACCATGAGCGGGGTGACCACATGCCTTCGCTTCCCAGGCCAGCTCAACACCGACCTCCGCAAGCTGGCCGTCAACATGGTACCCTTCCCCCGCCTGCACTTCTTCATACCGGGCTTCGCCCCGCTCACTAACAGGGGGGCCCTGCAGTACCATGCCCTCATCGTGCCTGAACTCACCCAGCAGGCATTCGACGCCAAGAACATGATGGCAGCCTGCGACCCGCGTAACGGGCGCTACCTCACCGCGGCGATGGTGTTCCGGGGTCACATGTCTATGAGGGAGGTGGACGAGCAGATGCTGTACATTCAGAACAAGAACAGCAGCTACTTTGTGGACTGGATCCCCAACAACATTAAGACAGCGGTCTGTAATATCCCACCCCCTGGACTCAATATGTCCGCCGCCTTCATAGGCAACAATACAGCCATCCAGGAGCTGTTCAAGCGTCTCTCTGAGCAGTTCACCGCCATGTTCCGTCGCAAGGCCTTCCTGCACTGGTACACCGGAGAGGGAATGGACGAGATGGAGTTCACCGAGGCCGAGAGCAACATGAATGACCTGGTGTCTGAGTACCAGCAGTACCAGGACGCCACCGCTGAGGAGGAGGTGTTTGAGGATGAAGAGGAAGAAAAATGA